The DNA segment ATGTATCTGCCAAATTCGAGGTCAATGTCATTGAGATTCGCCGTAAAATTTCCGCGAAGAACCAATTTTTTAAGACGATTAATCAGGAAATCGCCGGTCCGGACACGGTCATACATGAGGACGATATTCTGTATGTTAACGGGACATTCGAGCGAGCGGAGCAATTTGCTCAGCACTACGGGCTCACTTTGCTTGATCACCATGTTGCGGAAAGAAGCGGGCCGCAGTCAGAGCAGTCCGAACAGTATGCGACCAGCGAGGTTGGGATTGCCGAGGTGATGTTAACGCCGAATTCCAGTTTGATCGGCAGGTTGGTCAAGGATTCGGGGTTCCGTGAGAAGTATCGTGTAAACATTTTGGGGATTCAGCGGAAGGAGCAGTATCTTCTTCATAATTTGAAAGAAGAACGAATGAAATTCGGAGACGCATTGCTCATCCAAGGCACCTGGAAGGATATCGCGCTGCTGGCGGCAAACCAGGCGAATGTCGTTGTTGTAGGGCAGCCAATCGAGGAGTCGCGCAAGGTGACGATGGACATTAAGGCGCCGATCGCCGCTGGAATTATGCTGCTCATGGTCGCCCTGCTCATCACGGAGCTGGTGCCTGCGGTGGTGGCTGTGATGATTGCAGCTGTATTGATGGTCGTCTTTGGCTGTGTCCGAAATATGGAGGAGGCGTACAAAAGCATCAACTGGGAAAGTATCGTGCTGATTGGCGGCATGATCCCCATGTCGATCGCCATTGAGAAAACCGGGGCGGCCACGCTGTTATCCGAAGGACTGGTCAGCATGCTTGGCGGCTATGGCCCGATTGCGCTGCTGGCGGGCGTATATTTTACGACATCTCTACTTACGATGTTCATCAGTAACACAGCTTGCGCGGTATTATTTGCGCCGATTGCCCTCACTGCGGCGATTCAGTTCGGCGTGAGTCCCTATCCTTATTTGTTTGCGGTGTCGATCGGGGCAAGCATGTGCTTCGCTTCACCGTTCTCCACACCGCCGAATGCTCTCGTCATGTCGGCGGGGCGCTATAAATTTAGCCATTACATCAAAGTCGGCCTCCCGCTACAGGTGTTTATCGGTGTGGTGATGGTGGCAGTGCTGCCGTTGTTTTTTCCGTTTTAATGAGCTTCTATAGACATGATAGGGATAGAACGTTCTCTTTCGTAGTTTAGGCACGGAGGAGAGCGTTTTTTATTTTTAAAACCACAACTATGTCGTTTATATTAATTAAAATGCAATATATATTTGACATAAAGTCATGTTTACTGTATGTTTAAAACAGGAACAATGATTACATACGGTGAGAGGGTGTCTGGAAATGAGATGGCTTCCGTGGGTTTCAAGCCAGAATAAGCAAGTTGACGAGAGAGTTGTTAATACGCAGAACAAGATATATAAAGAAATATATATGCTGATTATGTTGATCTGTTTGGGATCAGTCATAGTTAAAAATGCTGTGTTGGACACGGATAGATTGGTGATTACGGAGATTGTCATTATGCTGGCCACTAGTCTGTATTATTTGATTCGATCTGTTTCCCTTGGAGTGTATTCAGATGCGGTTGAGGTTCATGATCGCAGCAGCAAATTTAAAATGAGTACCAAGAATATTGTGGCGGGCAGCCTATTAGGTTTAGGGCTGGCATTGTTTTTCGGCTTCCGCAGCGCAATTTTATATGCCGATGGGACGATGCAGTCTCTCTGGTACTTCATTCTTGTATTTGCAGCCTCCTTGATGATCTATATCCCGGTATTTTTGCTGTTGACCTTTGGCCTTCATACGGCGGCTAATAAAGCCAGTACGCATGTAAACAAGGATGAACTCGAATGAAAAATATGAAAATGAAGCTGGCCAGAGTTGAAAAGGACTTGTCACAGGAGCAGCTAGCTCAACTAGTCGGCGTGTCTAGGCAAACGATCGGATTAATCGAGCTGGGGAAATATAATCCTAGTTTGAGCTTGTGCGTGGCGATCTGCAAAACCTTGTCCAAGACGTTGAATGATCTTTTTTGGGAGGAATAGTAGGAACTAAAATAGGATCTAAAAATAATATGAGTTCATCCCTGTGCAAGAATGGATAGGCTAGTAAAAAATCCCCAGAGTCTAGCCGATAAATATAGCAGATGGGTAAATAGAATGGGGGCCTACAGAAAATGGGGAGACGGGTACAACTCATAGTTTGCAGTATATTGTTGTGCGTCCTGCTATCCTCTTGCAGCTTGATTGATGAGTTCAAGATGAGCTCGAGTGTTAACGGGGCAAGCGTGGAAGAGGAGCATGCAGCTGCCAAATACAGCGCTTACATCAATTTGAACAATATGATGACGGGCGGAATGTTTGATCGAGCCATCGAGAGTTATACGGACGAATTTGGCATGAGCGAAGAAATTTATATTCGTGAAGATTTCGACAGCTTTACCTCAGTTCCGGGGTTGGATGGATTGGTAAAGACGGTAAACACGGCTGTGGATCGTGCCGCCGGTGAGCCGTCATACGGTGCGGCAGATGAAGCGCTTATTCAATTAGGGCCCGCCATGCTTGATTTGTTGGATACGATGGAGGAAATCTCCAATTACTATCGTGATCAATCCTACATAGAGGATCAATTCCATAGAGGTAGAGAATTGCACAGTCAATTCATTGCCCAATATTATACATATGAGCCCTTGGCCGATCAATTTTATAATGATTTCGACGAGATTGCCGCTCAGCAGAAGCTGAAGGATCTGGAGACGCTGAAGGAGCAGGACTTTTTAATTCGCTACTATGCGCTCAGTGTCGTTATGCGCGCCCAAGATATTGAGAAGGCTTTTTTTGAAGCGGAGATCTATGATGAGAATATTTTGGATTATAACGTAGAGGAATACCGGGTACTATTCGACAGGCTGGTCGATGATGCGAATCAGTTCATGGACTATGCGGAAGATCCCAAACGGAGAAAGCAAGAGTCCTGGACGACGCTTCCAGAGATGGACGGGGCCCTTCAAGAGGTGATCGGTGCCTCGACGGATATTTTAACGATTCTGGAGACCCGGGATACGAGCATCAATATCGATAATAACATGATGAGCAGCTATTTTTCCCAAGTGTCTCGCCTGATCGATGCTTACAACTACAATATTCGCGTCGATAGAGTTAAATAGTTCTGTTGCGTTGGATGACGGTAATTCGGTTATAACGGGTTCGAGGTTACAGGCAGGTGTCCACCTGCCTGTTTTTTTTGTTTTTAAGGAAGACTGAACGACTAACACCTGCAGCACATGGTATACTATGGGGAACGAATGTTCTTTGAATGATCGGTAGGTGAGCTCGTGAATCATCGGGTAGAAATAGCTGTCCGCCATCTTGTAGAGTATGTATTCCGGGGCGGCAGCTTGGAAGGAGGCTTCCGTAGCGCCTCCACGCTGACGGAAGGGACGAAGGCGCATCAGAAGATACAGAAGCAATACGGCGAGCAGGATCAAAAGGAAGTCTATTTGTCTATAGAAATCCCCAATGGCGAGTTCGTATTCATCATAGATGGCCGCTGTGACGGTCTGTTAGTGGATGAGGATGGGACGATCACAATCGATGAGATTAAGTCAACAGCGATGGAGCTGGAGGGGATTGATTCGGACACCTTTCCGGTTCATTGGGCTCAGGCCAAATGCTATGCGTATATGTATGCCAAGACTCATGACATACCTGAACTGAACATTCAGCTCACATATGTTCAGGTGGATACGGAAGAGCATAAAAGATTCATGCAAACGATGACGATCGAGCAGTTGGAAGCCTTCGTGATAGACGTGATTGAGGCGTATGCGCCTTACGTTGAAATGCTGCACCACCATCGGGCAAAGCGGGATGCAAGCATCGATCGCTTGGCATTTCCTTTCCCTGCTTATCGGAAAGGGCAGCGGAAGCTGGCAGGATCGGTGTATACGAGTATCGCCGAAGGAGTTAAGCTATTCGCTCAGGCGCCGACGGGAATTGGTAAGACGATGTCCACGATTTTTCCGACCGTCAAGGCTATGGGAACGGGGCTGCTGCAGGGTTTCTTCTATCTCACCGCCAAGACAATTACCCGGACAGCTGCCGAGGAAGCTTTAGCCCGGCTGCGAGCTGGCGGATTGCATCTTCACGCGGTAACTATTACGGCGAAGGAGAAGATCTGCTTTCAGGATCAGGTAAGCTGCCGGAAAGAGGATTGCATTTATGCTGACGGTTATTATGACCGAGTAAATGAAGCCATATTGGATATGCTCAGTCATGAGACGCTCATTCAACGCGGAGTCATAGAGGCATATGCACGCAAGCACCGCATCTGCCCGTTTGAATTTTCGCTGGATGCGGCTTACGCTGCAGATGCGGTGATTTGCGATTATAATTATATTTTTGATCCTCGGGTATCCTTGAAAAGGCAGTTCGCCGAGCAGAAGCGGCAAACTGCGTTGCTGATTGATGAAGCGCATAATTTAGTGGATCGGTCCAGAGAGATGTTCTCCAGCCTGCTTAGCAAATCGACATTTCTTGCGGTGCAGCGAGAGTATAAGGCTGTGAATAAGGGCGTATTCGAAGCCGCCAAGGCGGTGAATGCTTATTTTATACGGCTGCGCAAGCAGGCGGAGGAGAAGCACTTCATCCAGCGAGAGGCTCCGGAGGAGTTGCTGCAGCTGATCGAAGCATTCATCCAGCAAGCCGAGCGCGAGCTGGCAAATGGCGCGATCCGCCCAAATCCGGTGACGGGATCGCTGCTGCTCGAGACGTATTTTGAAGCTGTTAACTTCGCTAAAATCGGGAAGCTGTATGATGAGCGCTATGTGACGTACGTGGAAATTTCCAGCCAGGAGTTGCGGATAAGGCTATTTTGCCTAGATCCCTCTCATTTGCTGAGGGAAATGGGCAAGGGGTATCGCTCGCATATTTATTTTTCGGCAACGCTGTCTCCAATCGGCTTCTACAGAGATATGCTGGGAGCAGATCGTGACGATTATACGGTATCTATTCCATCTCCCTTTTCCAGCGAGCAGTTGGAGGTTGTGCTACTGCCTCTGTCGACGCGTTATCGCGATCGTGAACTGACGATGGAGCCGCTGGCAACATATTTGCAGCAGTTAACAGAAGGACGCCCGGGGAATTATTTATTCTTTTTTCCCTCCTATGCCTATATGAATATGGTCTATGAGCGCTTCATGGCCGGAGATCCTCTAGTAGAAACGATTCTACAGCATGGTGAAATGTCGGAGGAGGAACGGGAGAGTTATTTAGCAGCTTTTGAAGAAGGTGATGGTGGCGAGACGTTGGTGGGATTCGCTGTCATGGGCGGGATATTCTCGGAAGGCATCGATTTGGTTGGGAACCGTTTGACTGGTGTAGTCATTGTCGGCGTAGGCCTGCCGCAAATCGGCCCGGAACGGAATATTATGCGAGACTATTTTGATCATACGGGCAGAAATGGATATGACTATGCCTATGTGTTCCCGGGTATGAATAAGGTATTGCAGGCAGGAGGACGACTCATTCGTTCTGAGCAGGATACTGGATTGCTGGTGCTGGTGGATGACCGGTATTTGCAGCCGCATTATGCCAGATTGCTGCCCGCGGAGTGGAGCGATTACGCTATAATTAAATTCTAATTTATAGACTTGCTCCTTTATTTGTTTCGAAGACTTGAAGCCCCTCGCTCGCGCCCATAGTTTTACCTATAAGCAAAAGCGCAGTCTGCTTATGACTGCG comes from the Paenibacillus lentus genome and includes:
- a CDS encoding SLC13 family permease, which gives rise to MNGPMIITLIVLIAASILFVSGKIRSDLVAIGSLIILMLFNILTPAEALSGFSNSVVIMMIGLFVVGGGIFQTGLAKMGSRVLLRLAGTSETRLLVMVMLVTSVIGAFVSNTGTVAVMMPIVVSLAMSAGTHPGKLLMPLAFASSLGGMLTLIGTPPNLVIQETLLQAGYKGLSFFTFTPIGIVCLLTGIIGLLFLRRFLPDHQKELGKGKKKGRSLKELAKQYQLTQNLFRVQVNKDSPIQSKTLLELDVSAKFEVNVIEIRRKISAKNQFFKTINQEIAGPDTVIHEDDILYVNGTFERAEQFAQHYGLTLLDHHVAERSGPQSEQSEQYATSEVGIAEVMLTPNSSLIGRLVKDSGFREKYRVNILGIQRKEQYLLHNLKEERMKFGDALLIQGTWKDIALLAANQANVVVVGQPIEESRKVTMDIKAPIAAGIMLLMVALLITELVPAVVAVMIAAVLMVVFGCVRNMEEAYKSINWESIVLIGGMIPMSIAIEKTGAATLLSEGLVSMLGGYGPIALLAGVYFTTSLLTMFISNTACAVLFAPIALTAAIQFGVSPYPYLFAVSIGASMCFASPFSTPPNALVMSAGRYKFSHYIKVGLPLQVFIGVVMVAVLPLFFPF
- a CDS encoding DUF6773 family protein — protein: MRWLPWVSSQNKQVDERVVNTQNKIYKEIYMLIMLICLGSVIVKNAVLDTDRLVITEIVIMLATSLYYLIRSVSLGVYSDAVEVHDRSSKFKMSTKNIVAGSLLGLGLALFFGFRSAILYADGTMQSLWYFILVFAASLMIYIPVFLLLTFGLHTAANKASTHVNKDELE
- a CDS encoding helix-turn-helix transcriptional regulator, with translation MKNMKMKLARVEKDLSQEQLAQLVGVSRQTIGLIELGKYNPSLSLCVAICKTLSKTLNDLFWEE
- a CDS encoding ATP-dependent DNA helicase; translated protein: MNHRVEIAVRHLVEYVFRGGSLEGGFRSASTLTEGTKAHQKIQKQYGEQDQKEVYLSIEIPNGEFVFIIDGRCDGLLVDEDGTITIDEIKSTAMELEGIDSDTFPVHWAQAKCYAYMYAKTHDIPELNIQLTYVQVDTEEHKRFMQTMTIEQLEAFVIDVIEAYAPYVEMLHHHRAKRDASIDRLAFPFPAYRKGQRKLAGSVYTSIAEGVKLFAQAPTGIGKTMSTIFPTVKAMGTGLLQGFFYLTAKTITRTAAEEALARLRAGGLHLHAVTITAKEKICFQDQVSCRKEDCIYADGYYDRVNEAILDMLSHETLIQRGVIEAYARKHRICPFEFSLDAAYAADAVICDYNYIFDPRVSLKRQFAEQKRQTALLIDEAHNLVDRSREMFSSLLSKSTFLAVQREYKAVNKGVFEAAKAVNAYFIRLRKQAEEKHFIQREAPEELLQLIEAFIQQAERELANGAIRPNPVTGSLLLETYFEAVNFAKIGKLYDERYVTYVEISSQELRIRLFCLDPSHLLREMGKGYRSHIYFSATLSPIGFYRDMLGADRDDYTVSIPSPFSSEQLEVVLLPLSTRYRDRELTMEPLATYLQQLTEGRPGNYLFFFPSYAYMNMVYERFMAGDPLVETILQHGEMSEEERESYLAAFEEGDGGETLVGFAVMGGIFSEGIDLVGNRLTGVVIVGVGLPQIGPERNIMRDYFDHTGRNGYDYAYVFPGMNKVLQAGGRLIRSEQDTGLLVLVDDRYLQPHYARLLPAEWSDYAIIKF
- a CDS encoding DUF3829 domain-containing protein, which encodes MSSSVNGASVEEEHAAAKYSAYINLNNMMTGGMFDRAIESYTDEFGMSEEIYIREDFDSFTSVPGLDGLVKTVNTAVDRAAGEPSYGAADEALIQLGPAMLDLLDTMEEISNYYRDQSYIEDQFHRGRELHSQFIAQYYTYEPLADQFYNDFDEIAAQQKLKDLETLKEQDFLIRYYALSVVMRAQDIEKAFFEAEIYDENILDYNVEEYRVLFDRLVDDANQFMDYAEDPKRRKQESWTTLPEMDGALQEVIGASTDILTILETRDTSINIDNNMMSSYFSQVSRLIDAYNYNIRVDRVK